The following DNA comes from Hordeum vulgare subsp. vulgare chromosome 3H, MorexV3_pseudomolecules_assembly, whole genome shotgun sequence.
AGTAAGAAAAATCTGCTGATTCAAAAGAATGCTAGTGCTACCTAGCTACCAACGTACTTTTTTCGAAAAGAGGGAAAAATCCTCTGCCTCTGGATCGAGTGATGCAAACAGCCTAGGCTACTCACCTAATAATAAGTACATTGTGTTTCTATGGACAACTATACTTGAACTTCAGAATATATAATGGACCACTAGAAATATAGGCAGTTAAGCATTGCTCAGCACTAAGTGTGTTTTCCTTCAGCACTATAAGCTCgcctaataaaagaaagaaatctGGCACAGGTGATGAAACACAGGAGGACAGTGGAACTGAAACAGCCACAAATTCTGCAGAAACAGTTGCCCATGTCGGCACCACAACTGAAGATATAACAAGCAACACGGATTCTTCACCATCTGATGAGCAATTcacacaacttgaacatgaaactACAGAGAAAAATGAAGAAAATACCACTGCAAATCCCGCCATGTTGTTAGACGAAGCCATTGAAGGTCTGCCAGAAGATGAGGAGGAATCTTCTAGTCAAGAAGCTGCAGTGGTGGGTGATAATGTAGTTGGAGAAGATACAGTTGAAAACCTAGAAGGACAAACTGGAGCGTCAACAGTAGAGGATCTACGGACACCACCATCGGTACAAGGAGAGATTACGTCATCAACTGAATCAATTATCAGTGGTTATCTTGATGGTCAGAGTAAGGAGGTTGTCGTCGAAGATGAGCCTATAGAAAGAGACAATTCATCACATGTACGACCAGAAGATGACAGCAACCaagaaacatccaagaatgaagacttagatgagAAGAGCAGGGACTCACTTCAGGATCATACATCAacagaagatgatggagatagtacCTTACCTACAGAACAAGGTTAGTTCAGCTCACTGATATGATTAGTACGTAGCTTGTTTTGCTGTCTTCGTACTATGTTTTATTTTTGTGATTTAATAAGCCATTTAAGAATGGTTTAATATGAGAAGAATTCGTGTTTGCGATAGTAAGATACGGATTCAGAGTTGAAAATTTGCTAGATGCTAGTGCTACCTAGCTACCCACCTAATAAATGGTGCGTTATGCTTCTATGAAGAACTATATTTGAACTTTAGAATATATGATGGGCCACTAAAATCATAGGTACTTAAGCATTGCTTTCCTTCAGCACTATAGACTCCTAATAAAAGCAAGTGATCTGGCACAGGTGATGAATCACAAGAGAACAGTGGAACTGAAACAACCACAGATGGTACAGAAAAAGTTGCCTCTGTCAGCACCACAACTGAAGACATGACAAGTAGTAATGACACATCATCATCTGATGAGGAAATGACAGAGACAAGTGAAGAAAGTACCATACCAAATCCCCTCACATTGTTAGAGGGAATTACTGTAAGTGCGCCACAAGATGGGGAAGAATATTGCAGCCAAGAAGCTGCAGTGGTGGGTGATAATCTAGTTGGAGAAGATACAGTTGAAAGCCTGGAAGAAAGACAAGATGGAGTGTCGGCAGTAGAGGATCTATGGACACCATCGTCGGTACAAGGAGAGACTACATCATCAACTGAATCAATTATCACCGATCATCTTGATGATGAGTCTAAGGAGTTTGTCCTCGAAGATGAGCCTAGAGAAAGAGGCAATTCATCACATGTACGACCAGAAGATGACACCAATCaagaaacatccaagaatgaagaGAAGCAAGAAATCTTTGAAATAGGCAACAACAATACCTGCAAAACCAGAACAGTAGATACTGTGGTTGAAAATGATGAGGTgctagaagaagacaagaagatccAAGGATTGGAAAATCAGCAGGAAGAATTTCCCAAATGTAGTGCATATGGTGCTCTCGACATTGTTGAAGCTGTTTCTCAATTTCAGTCAGCTTTAGCAGATCCCAGTGCAACAAATGGCAAAGAATTTCAGAAACATGAACTGAGTATAGCAGAACAGATGTTAGACTCTGTAAGCGCAGCAATGGAGCACAATGTAATTGAAACAGCAGATAAAGAGCAAGGGGGAATTGTTAAAAAATATGTTGCAGATAACAATGAAGAAGATAATTTTGAAGGGGATAAGAAATCTGATGGTATCCATGACTCTCTTGGTCTTGTTAAGGTCCATGGAGAAGATTTTACTGGTTTAGGCCCACCATTATCTGGTCCTCTTCCTATCTTGAATGAAGAAAAGGTACATGAAGAAGTCATAATAGAAGAATTAGCTGCACCAATGACTTCAACATCATTTGCTCTTCAACCAGTAGAAGATTTTGCCAAGGAAGGTACTAAGCCTGATAGCTCAGATAGTAATGAAGGAACCACCACCTCCACATATGAAGCAAAGACCATAGATACACAAGAAACTATGAGCATCTCACAATGTGATCAGCCACAACAGGTACTGGTTGAAGAACCTGAAGTTGTCAAATTTGAAAACAGTGAGACTCCGAGCACTTGCATCCAGCTGGTGGAATACAGTTCAGCGACAGAATTGATCTTCCCTACTGTATTCAACAAGGAGAGAGAAGGCATATTTGATAAAGCCACATGTTTTACTTCTGAATCCAATCAGGAGAAAGTCACAGGGACTGCAGGCTTTGCCGCTGAATCGGAACAGAAGAAAGTTATTGCAAATGCTGATAATTCTAGTGAGGAACAGTGTCTGCTTCAGAAACCAACTCTAGGGACAGATGTGGGTGAAGAGACTCCATTACTTCTGAGTACAGAAAGCATCGACTCTTTAAGTTATTCTAGTGAACAGCACAGCAAAGTAGTCAAGGACATCCCCATGACCAACATCACTCTGATGAAAGCCAAAGATGAAGCCGTGGAAGAATCTGAGAAGAGCCCACTGTTGAGCCCTAGGGAGCCATCAGAAGGAGCCTTCAGAGCGCCAAATCACTCTGCAAGAAACAATAAACCACTTCGTAGCTTAATGACGGAGGATGGTGTTGGTATGTGGTCGCCGTTGAAGGAACAAGAACCGGTTCGAAAGAACAGCACCACAGTTAGTTCTCCTAGAAGCAAAGAGAAGCAGAAGCCAAAATCATCCCTTTTTGCCATTTGCATGTGTTGCACCACAGCTACGAACTGATGTATGGCTCCATGTGTGGTTTTTCTTGATGCCTggttgattttatttttgttcAAGGTTTGGTGCTCGAATTTACTTAGTGAAGAATGTTTTGCAGTTGTTGGAAATATTTTAGATACCACAACTTGTATTTGATCAGAAGTTTTTAAAATTGCATCCTACCTTTTTTTTCCATTAATGTATCTGGTTTGGAGAATGAATGCCTTCAATAATGCAAGTGCCTGTAAAGGGTTGTCAAGTTACAAATATCCTTTGTATACAACACAATATATATATGCATTCTGACACTAAATATCTCCACCGCCGTTGATCTAAAAAGTGAGCATGGCATGTCAAACTTCCAATTATGAAAAGCAGATCGAGTTAATCAATTTTTCACATAATCATAATAAACTGATATATTTTAGTACATTCTCTCTTACAAAGAACAGAAACAAATATAACCAGCCCTTTCAAAAGGATTAATGAACTAAAttttcaacatgagtagcaaacgcCAGCATCAATTTAGTTTGCACAATGATAATGTTAGTGACTGAGAGTAGTTTCACAAGACCATCTTATTATAAAGCATTTCCACTAAAGTGGAACATGTTGTTCATGCTCACCAAAGAGTACTACCCTAAATGCCAATGCAGGTATTATGTAATTTATTATTGACAATTCTGCTTCAAACAATTATTGCTAGAATTCACACACTGAACAAGTTAAGGTTCATATTTTAatcaagagaaagaaaatcagtACTGCTCATGAGATGATGTGACAAAGGTTGGCATACTGAAGCAGATGCAAACAATGGCCAATTATAAGATATCTAGTGTCAGCAACACACATTAGGTATACATAGACTTGTTGCCAGACAGTGCAAATATCAGACGAACAATATGTACTGACTAGAGCAATTCCAGATTTCTAACTAGTAAATCACAGCAAGTTTTGCAGAAAATAAGGTCAGACATACCACGCACTCCACTTCTCCAACCGAAGACAAGCCATTGCCGGTTAACTGACAGAAAAGAAAGTGTTGGTGACATTATCAATACCGCAAAGAAATTCGATCGACTCGAGCAGAGAAAGAGTGCGGGTTAACTCGAGCAGACTGGAACTGATCCCCACCCGAGTCGCCGTCGTCGACCCATCCAGGCCGGGCCGGCCACTTCCTTCTCTGCCCCAGCCCCAGGCCACGGGGCGGGCACTTCCTTCATCCTCCCGTTGACCGACGTCACCAGTGCCTTCTGGATCACACCTCCACACGCCTCTCCGCAAGCCGCGCACGCCGCTTCCTTGTGGCCGGTAATGTCGGGCCCCTGCGACCGGGTACCCAGACCCGTCGGCCTGCGACCCAACGCACTGCGCGCTGTATAAACCTGGCTTGGCCCATCGGCAAACCAAACAAGAAAGACCCTCGTGAGGTAGACGTCCGAAGATAATCGTCAGAGTGTCAGGATCGGACCTCCCCTGTTACTACGTGACGGATATGCCCGGAGGGGTTGATCTTATATCCAACGGTTGAGGGAGGCAGGTACCGGTTCGGTGTGGAGGCGAGCGTCGTCCGCAGATCCTGCATTCAACGGCTCAGATCAGCTCCCACGTCGGTGTTGCTTTCCGACATGCACACTACGATTCAGTTCGTCTACTTTAGTTGTTTTAGGTGAGCTGGCTTATAAATGCCTCTCGTTCCAGCCTTGTGAGGCATGTAATACTTGTATGGGTGAAATCCTAAGCCGCATGTGACGTGCTCTACCTACTTTCCTTATTTTGAGGGCAATACAATTCCTTTGTGAGCTAATCTCGATCTCTGAAATCGGTTCCAAATAACGAGTGTTTATCTCTCAGTTAAATTGTTCctgacaattggtatcagagaccAGTCGATTCTCGGCTGGCGGTGGTGCTTGAGGAGAAGCAGCGGTGAGAGCCTCTGCGAGATCCAGATCGAAAGGAGGTGTTGGCAGAAGAAGACCCAAGATCCAAGGTACTGCATGAAATCCCACCACCCACCCCTGTTTCAACAACACCATGACAGGACAAGCAGCCTCGGTAGTTACGGCTGATCTGCAGCTGGCGTCGTTGGAATTAGATATTAAGGCCATGTAACTAAACAGAGAGGAAGATAGTAAGGAATTTCATGATTTCCGTACCATGGTGAACACAAATTTTGTCACGATGCAGAGCATTTTTGACAAGATACAAGAGAATTTCAGGAAGTTGTTGTTAGATCCTGGTTCTGAGGAGGGACTGTTGGAGGGCTCTGAGCAGAGTAGTGCCCAGATGAAGGTTAATGAAGTGCACTCACCTGTTGTACCCGCGGGTAGGCCGAAGCAATCGGTCAATTACACCCCTCCATCAGTGCATGGACAGGAGAAAGAAGCACATGTAGTAGTAGGCTCGACAGTATTGAGAGATCACACAGGAAGGGACCTGAATTTAGATGGTACTGGTAAGATTCCATACATGCATCCTAACTTCACTAGCAACAAGAATTAGGGCAATCAGGCAACATGACATCAGCAACAGCTGCAGTTACCACCAGTTGATATGGGCACCAGGGAAGAATGGCCAGATGGCCAGAGGCAAAGGCTTTATTTTCCTTCAGATAGTAGAAGGCATATTCTTACAGTGAAGCCTGCTAAATTGAACATCTCTGAATTTAATGGGCAGGACCCTGAGGCTTGGATTCAAAATTTGGACCAGTATTTTGCTGCTGCCAGAACTCCAATTGAACATAGAACTGAGCTGGCAATATCCTATTTGCAAGGACCTGTTGTTCAATGGTGGAGAGG
Coding sequences within:
- the LOC123441937 gene encoding uncharacterized protein LOC123441937 → MGNEMGNNNVIGQQVPEESAKDFDKTMANADYSHELNNINGEKDMEKDGIKDVDMPEVLKVPLISSGGDKQMASDQTKLSAVNEDLDEKNRGLPLDHTSTEDDDENDNLHTEQDKEKDGTKDVDMSEVLKAPVVSNGGDDQMASDQTKMSAAVEDLDEKNRGSLEDHTSTQDDDGNSNLPTEQGDETQEDSGTETATNSAETVAHVGTTTEDITSNTDSSPSDEQFTQLEHETTEKNEENTTANPAMLLDEAIEGLPEDEEESSSQEAAVVGDNVVGEDTVENLEGQTGASTVEDLRTPPSVQGEITSSTESIISGYLDGQSKEVVVEDEPIERDNSSHVRPEDDSNQETSKNEDLDEKSRDSLQDHTSTEDDGDSTLPTEQGDESQENSGTETTTDGTEKVASVSTTTEDMTSSNDTSSSDEEMTETSEESTIPNPLTLLEGITVSAPQDGEEYCSQEAAVVGDNLVGEDTVESLEERQDGVSAVEDLWTPSSVQGETTSSTESIITDHLDDESKEFVLEDEPRERGNSSHVRPEDDTNQETSKNEEKQEIFEIGNNNTCKTRTVDTVVENDEVLEEDKKIQGLENQQEEFPKCSAYGALDIVEAVSQFQSALADPSATNGKEFQKHELSIAEQMLDSVSAAMEHNVIETADKEQGGIVKKYVADNNEEDNFEGDKKSDGIHDSLGLVKVHGEDFTGLGPPLSGPLPILNEEKVHEEVIIEELAAPMTSTSFALQPVEDFAKEGTKPDSSDSNEGTTTSTYEAKTIDTQETMSISQCDQPQQVLVEEPEVVKFENSETPSTCIQLVEYSSATELIFPTVFNKEREGIFDKATCFTSESNQEKVTGTAGFAAESEQKKVIANADNSSEEQCLLQKPTLGTDVGEETPLLLSTESIDSLSYSSEQHSKVVKDIPMTNITLMKAKDEAVEESEKSPLLSPREPSEGAFRAPNHSARNNKPLRSLMTEDGVGMWSPLKEQEPVRKNSTTRPVDSRLAVVLEEKQR